TAGCTCCTCTTGCAAGGCAGCTACTTGTGCGCGCAAAGTATTGTTCTCAGCACGGAGGGCAACGACTTCTTCTTCCAGTGTCATGTGCTCAGTATACCACAGCTAGCCCTAATCTGAACAATTACGAGCTTGAACGGGGGATCGCTGGCGGGCAGACAGGGTGGCTCAAGGCTTTACGCGAAGCATACCTTGTCGACGAGGTACAGGACCTTAGGCTTTAATTGGCACTCCAATAAATTGCAAGTAAAATTAAAGTTACTTGACGCAAACAAAGGTTTATTTAGGGCAGCAAAAGGAGCAAAACAATGAGCGCAATAGAAATCAAGCCAGGCATCTGGTGGATTGGCGTGAATGTGAGATCACACGACCTATTCGAGGGTCTTTGGCCCATTCCCCATGGTGTATCTCTCAATGCTTACTTGGTGAAAGGCGAGAAGACAGCCATTGTGGACCTGGTGCGTGAATGGAGCGGCAGTTCGCGCAACTTTCTCACCCAGTTGCAATCCACTGGCACTGAGCCAAAAGACGTTGACTATGTCATCTTGAATCACCTGGAGCCAGATCACACAGAGTTTCTGCAGAACTTTCGACGGATGGCTCCGCAGGCCGTAATTATCTCCACGCCCAAGGGAATAGAGATGACCAAGCATCTCTTTGGCATCACGGAAGGGGTAAAGGCAGTGGAAGATGGCGAGCAACTTAACCTCGGCGGTGGCAAGAAGTTGCTTTTTGTCCATACGCCTTTTGTCCATTGGCCTGAGACCATGATGACCTACGAACTCGCAACGAAAGTGCTGTTCTCATGCGATGCATTCGGTGGCTTTGGGGTGCTAAAAGGTATTCTCTTTGACGACCAAGTCCAGGAGAATGACCGGGCTTTCTATTACGATGAAATGCTGCGTTACTACGCCAACATCGTGGCGAACTTTTCGCGCATGGTGCTGCGCGCTATTGATAAGTTGGCAGGTACAGAGGTCTCGGTAATTGCCCCCTCCCACGGTCTGGTCTGGCGCAAAAATCCAGGCGAAGTCGTCGCTCATTACAAGAAATTCGCCGAGTACCCCACTGGCAAAGCCGAAAAAGGCATCACCCTACTCTGGAGCAGCATGTATGGCAATACTAAGATTGCTACCGACGCCGTAATGCGTGGCATTGCCCGGGAGCAGGTGCCGATGGAGGTCTTCGAAGTACCAGTGGTGGATGAATCCTATATTCTGGCTTCGGTTTTCAAGAACAGGGGTATTGTGGTGGGAGCACCAACCTATGAGACCAAACTTTTCCCCCCAATGGCGCATGTTTTAGACAGTATAGTGCGCAAGAACATGACCAATAAAAAAGCATTCCGTTATGGTTCGTATGGATGGTCTGGCGGAGCACAGCGCGAGTTCGACGCTCTGGCTCAGGCTTTGAAATGGGAACAAGCCGAGCCGCTGGAATTTCGGGGCGCACCGACGCCTGAGGATCTGTTAAAAGCGGAGGAACTAGCGGCTGCTTTTGCCAGGAGCATACGTGAAGAGGCATAACACCATGGCTACAAACCAGATTTCGCACAGCAACCTGGTTTGCAAAAATTGAACAAGAGTAAGGAGAGATAAATGGGCGAATACATCAATAACCGTCGGTATCGGCATGAGACGCTTAAGCGACTCATTCGAGAACTGCATGAAGGGCGAGACCTAACGGAGATAAAAGAAGAATTCCGCAAGTTAATAAAGGATGTCAGTGCAACGGAAATTGCGCAGATGGAACAGGCTCTTATCGCGGAAGGGATCCCGAGCGAGCAGATTAAGGAACTCTGCGATATCCATGTGCAGGTGTTCCGCGAGTCGTTGGATAAGCAAGTGCCCCCAGAAATGATGCCAGGGCATCCTGTGCACACCTTCCGTGCTGAGAATAAGGCCATAGCCCAAGTAGTAGAGGACCTCCAACAGAGAATTCAGCAAATAGCCTCAGCCCAAACGATAGATGCAGCAGGTGAACTCGTGCAACTCGCACGCGAAAGCCTAGACAAATTGATGCAGGTGAACAAGCACTATTTACGCAAGGAGAACCTGCTTTTCCCTTATCTGGAGAAGCATGGTTTCTATGGGCCATCGTCAGTCATGTGGGCAATTCATGACGACATCCGAGCCCAACTTAAAGAGCTACAGCAGGTACTGACGAATTACAGGAATTATGAACTCACTGCGCTGGTGACAGCCATTGAGCGGATAGCCACTCCTCTGACCACTGCCATTACAGAGATGATCTACAAAGAGGAGAACATCCTATACCCCGCAGCATTGGAAAGGTTATCGGACGCAGAGTGGCTGGAAATCAAGAAGCAAAGTGCGGAGTTAGGGTATTGTCTAATCGAACCAGGAGACGAATGGCCGCAAGCCAAAGAGCCAGTTTCGGCGGAAGCACGCCCTGCCGAAGCCCAGGCATACCCAGACATTTTACCCTTGGACACCGGCAGTTTGACGCCTCGGGAGATCAACCTGTTGCTAAAGCACCTGCCAGTGGACATCACTTTTGTGGATAAAGATGACACTGTAAGGTATTTTTCGCAGACCCCAGAGCGTATCTTTCCACGAGCCAAAGCCATCATCGGCCGCAAAGTTCAGAACTGCCACCCTCCAGCCAGCATACACGTGGTAAATCGCATTCTGGACGATTTTAGACAAGGCAAGCAGGACGTAGCCGAGTTCTGGATCCAGATGAAAGGCAGGTTTGTACACATTCGCTACTTCGCAGTGCGTGACGAAAGCGGCGAATATGTGGGTACAATGGAAGTAACACAGGATATCACGCGGATCCGCGAACTAACTGGTGAGCGGCGGATTTTGGATGACTAGGGCGACCCTTGATAGAAACCTGTCCTTTTTCCTACAGCCAGGCCCAAATAGGCCCGGCTTTTTAGCGTTTCCTGTATAAAAGTCGCTTCCGTATGAAAACTACCAAGACAATGCCGCTGAGCACAGCCCAGACGAACCGCAGTAGTGGAGTGGAGACATCTGTACCGATCAGCCAAGAGTGGGTGAAGGCTAACGCAAAAGCAAGATAGTTAAGCCAGTGGAGCAGTTTCCAGGTATTCTTGATATTCCTGCGCCACACTGCAGCCAATGTAGCGATGATGAAGAGATATAGCGCAGGGCGACCCCCCAGCGAGAGGAAAAGGCGCAGGGAATCAAAACGAGGCAGGAAAACTGCCAAACGACGCGTTAGCAGGGCATACAACACAGCGTGTAGGCCCATGAGTACCAACCCTGCTACAGCTAGAATGTGATGCACAACAAGGAAAGGTCTGCCAAAAAGGTCGCGCATTTCACGCATGTACTCGCTCGAAATAATGGCTAAAAACACAGCTGTATAGGCAAACAAGGCAGTAGCTCGCACTATCATTGCCAGTGCAGGCGCTGGAATACTGTAAAGCGTGTAAAGCATCAGCCCCGTCCACAAGGCGAGTCCTATGTAGATAAGCCTACGCCAAACGGTTTTCTTCATGGTCAGGTCTCCTAAAACAGTCTTTCAACCCCCATTTTAATCAATTGAAGGCGACCCTCCAAGCAGTAGGAAAGTGGGGAAACTAGCCTGGACAACCGTTTGCTATACCGACCCGAAGCATCATCCTTTGCCGCTGCGCGGCTCAGAATTCCATCGCTTGGAGTCTCTTCGCTCAGAGCAGCAAAAAGCGGAGTGTTGCAGAGATGCCCCAAATCGAGATTCGGGGAAGTTTGGTTTGCTTTCTGAATGGATGTCAGTTACGATATCCATGAGTTTCACCCAAACGCTTTCACTATTTACACTTCACCTAGTGAAGCTCGTCTAGTCGGAG
The Chloroflexota bacterium DNA segment above includes these coding regions:
- a CDS encoding FprA family A-type flavoprotein, producing the protein MSAIEIKPGIWWIGVNVRSHDLFEGLWPIPHGVSLNAYLVKGEKTAIVDLVREWSGSSRNFLTQLQSTGTEPKDVDYVILNHLEPDHTEFLQNFRRMAPQAVIISTPKGIEMTKHLFGITEGVKAVEDGEQLNLGGGKKLLFVHTPFVHWPETMMTYELATKVLFSCDAFGGFGVLKGILFDDQVQENDRAFYYDEMLRYYANIVANFSRMVLRAIDKLAGTEVSVIAPSHGLVWRKNPGEVVAHYKKFAEYPTGKAEKGITLLWSSMYGNTKIATDAVMRGIAREQVPMEVFEVPVVDESYILASVFKNRGIVVGAPTYETKLFPPMAHVLDSIVRKNMTNKKAFRYGSYGWSGGAQREFDALAQALKWEQAEPLEFRGAPTPEDLLKAEELAAAFARSIREEA
- a CDS encoding DUF438 domain-containing protein → MGEYINNRRYRHETLKRLIRELHEGRDLTEIKEEFRKLIKDVSATEIAQMEQALIAEGIPSEQIKELCDIHVQVFRESLDKQVPPEMMPGHPVHTFRAENKAIAQVVEDLQQRIQQIASAQTIDAAGELVQLARESLDKLMQVNKHYLRKENLLFPYLEKHGFYGPSSVMWAIHDDIRAQLKELQQVLTNYRNYELTALVTAIERIATPLTTAITEMIYKEENILYPAALERLSDAEWLEIKKQSAELGYCLIEPGDEWPQAKEPVSAEARPAEAQAYPDILPLDTGSLTPREINLLLKHLPVDITFVDKDDTVRYFSQTPERIFPRAKAIIGRKVQNCHPPASIHVVNRILDDFRQGKQDVAEFWIQMKGRFVHIRYFAVRDESGEYVGTMEVTQDITRIRELTGERRILDD
- a CDS encoding ferric reductase-like transmembrane domain-containing protein, whose amino-acid sequence is MKKTVWRRLIYIGLALWTGLMLYTLYSIPAPALAMIVRATALFAYTAVFLAIISSEYMREMRDLFGRPFLVVHHILAVAGLVLMGLHAVLYALLTRRLAVFLPRFDSLRLFLSLGGRPALYLFIIATLAAVWRRNIKNTWKLLHWLNYLAFALAFTHSWLIGTDVSTPLLRFVWAVLSGIVLVVFIRKRLLYRKR